One genomic window of bacterium includes the following:
- a CDS encoding prepilin-type N-terminal cleavage/methylation domain-containing protein: MRLKRTAKAFTLIELLVVIAIIVILAAILFPVFAAAREKARSVTCLNNMSQLGRAMMIYT; the protein is encoded by the coding sequence TTGAGGCTCAAAAGAACTGCAAAAGCATTTACCCTGATTGAGCTGCTGGTGGTGATTGCGATCATTGTCATCTTAGCGGCAATCCTATTTCCTGTGTTTGCGGCAGCACGCGAGAAGGCGCGTTCAGTTACGTGCCTGAACAACATGTCCCAGCTTGGCCGGGCTATGATGATCTATAC